From the Papaver somniferum cultivar HN1 chromosome 2, ASM357369v1, whole genome shotgun sequence genome, the window AACTCCAAAAGATCTCGTGAAACAATTGTTCTTGATGAAGAGGATTTTGTCAAGGAAGAAGAAGTTCAATGATCTGCAAGAAGAAGGGTGGATATGAGTATGAAAGAACTAAGCTCCTGGTATGCTGAACTGTAAAAGATCTTGTTAATACCTATAATTTGTAATGTTCAAATCGCAAATCTTCAGTTACAACTGGCCAATACAATTGATGttcaagaaaaaaataattgaacAACAGAGAGTCATGATTcgaaattaaaagaagtttatctCAGAAAGCAGGACGAACAAGGCGTTTGTTTGAATTGTCAATTGCAAGGTGATTGTTTTGAATCACGAACACAACCACCCCATTGACAAGAGAATCAAGGATATTGAAGGAACCTTTCATGATGGAATCCTTGAAAGGTATGAAGAGATCCCTGAGAACCGATTTTCATTCCTTTTAGTTTAGTTAACTCCTTgtaagaattttattcttattgttttaaGGAGGAATACTAGATTTTGAAGTAGTATTAATTTTACACTATCTATTTCAAATACTATCATCTTGCAATGATTAAagtttatttagttaatttttattttattcttggcgatgacttgcaatacctaaatctttattgattatatatatattttgtgagATTTATTATTCGTTATCATATTTCTGGTGATTAGAATAGATATCTTATATGTTCTCATAAGTTAAGATAATAACTCTTTGTGTTCAACACTTAAACaagagtaaactattttgagaattgcaaTATTGATTTTATCACGATTACACTTTGTGAATATATAGCATGGACCCGTAAGATGTTCTCTAGTTGCTGCCTTTCCTCCCCGGAATCATAACTGGCAGGGAATAAGATTGAGAACTTTAATCTTTACATTCGTACATGGGTGGAGAAGATATAGTTCTTATATTGAATCACATCACTAAAAGCGGTATCTTTGTTCGTAAATGGTCTTGAAAATAATTTTGTCGAAGATTATTTTTCTTACATAATTAATGTTTCTTGGTGCCTATAACATTAGGATCATTTTTTTAAACTTCTTTGTTCATAACTAGCGAGAAGAGGAAAAATATTTGGGATACAAATctactttgttcgtaactggcgagtaaatttgttaatattcaagaaaatccttctcttgtggttagagaaaggtcgctcatgttgtctTTAGGGTATGATATCAAATGGGGTATAGTTCagtttgaacttgtgcttaatcgatatatctttgtggggaatacGACTGTGGAACTGTAGGAGATGAACACCCTAAGTTTACTTGGTGAAATCATCTAAATTAAAAGCCGGTATGTTGTCTTTAGTCTAGATAACTCTTTTGTCTAATACAGTATGATCCTTAGTTTTCGCCTTtgtcaattttgttgacaaaaagagggCGAACTATTAAGTAGTATTCTACTATATATGGCTTTTCGGAGCATTATATAAGGGGAGTAGCTATAAGTTTTACGTATtatgtaaaaaaataaaatagagacTAAGGGAAAAAACGTATtatcataattttttatttatcacTAATTATAAATAAAAGCATTCATCTATTTAAGCTCTATAACTAAATCAACCAACCTAACTAAATCATTAACTGTAATAATTAAGGACACTTTAGTCGTTATTAGAAAATACTACATGATAGGGATTTAAATTTTGCAATGCATGACCTAATTttgtcttacatgatttgtaagTCCCTATATTAGgcttcaaaaagaaagagatgtGAGGATTCTTAAATAGTTCTCGGTGGGATGCGTGATTAGACAATGACGAAACTGCGTAGACCCGTGAAATTGGTGGGGCTCATCCAAAGGAAAAATTGTGGATCATTTTTGATTTTATGTATATATGGAGTTTTGGTGTCGTGCATTTGGGCGGTTCACCTGGAATTTTTGTATATTTTACCGAACCTGTTAGGCATGAGATAAGAAGCATAATTGAATTATCGGAAAAAAAGATGACACCCTTCCCCACTGTAGATTAGCATGGGGTGCTTTTGTGTGTAGTCATGGATGGGCCTCACATAGCTTTTTCTCTCTATTTTTTCCCACCTAGTGTTTTGATCATCTTTATGAACCATAATATTgagcataccaaaaactttataGGCATACAAAGTCATTTTCCTAACCATGATgtattgataaggggtgtctaatgggtATGAATGACTTATATAcccttaaacacttcgaaaatattgatttataggctttaggttcggctgactcgtgttgatgagttatcagccgaacttcccgctgtagactgaattctttcgatcttgttttgatcataacttcttcgtccaatgtcggaatgatctcattctttttgcgttatctttgtattttcattctcttgaagatgaagataaaatctacttgattttaatgggttaaaatctacgattttcattatataagctgaaccattaacattttttattcctgaactctcaagaataggttcggctgacatctatgagccgaaccaacccattgatgaacagttcggcttatatctatgagccgaacctcacataatttttcttccagatcacacaggactaggttcggctcattatggtatttttaaacaagccgaactagttggttcggctcataacaataacactttcagcttgccgaactgttcattagttgtcaatatccaggtttcagatcaaggttcggcgcataatgttgttgttttttaagccgaacggttcttcaaattttcagcctgaaagtgtatatgaacagttcggctgatacaattttcattatataagccgaaccattaacattttttattccagaactctcaggaataggttcggctttctaggaaaattttatacaagTCGAACTGTTCATAGAGGGATCGGTTCGGCTCATAAATGTAAGTCGAACCttttcatcctccattgaatcattctcgtaatctaggaaatcaaccatttgggaatcattgttgtacttgatgtgtattttcctaggttttttagatgatatatgacactcctcatcctccattgaatcaagaattagaattttctcactttctccttctctttctctccttcttaaccaaaccaaaactttgattttttttttccccaaatatttcatctaaacaactcttataattctgaaaattattttaatcactaaaaaaaatatttaatcactaatcaagattagtaacactaatacgtaaagggcagatttgtcattaaaaattttttgggttaaggggttatctgattttgctatttcataaccttttttgtcttcattcaatataccttgaaagattttggtatgcccaaaattatagttcatCTTTATGGCCTTTGATTTTGTCCCGACCTAAACATTTTTCATTTTTGCCGAAATAGTCACGAGGCATGAAAGTGCACTCATAAACCCACTCGTTGCAAGTGGTAGCAGCAGCAATTGGTTATTAGACAAGCAAGTGACTCTCGCCGTTAAGAGACTCCAGGGTGTTAACTAGGAACATAAGAGGTCTTCAAAAGAGTGAATCGCACAAGTGTCTAACTGGATTGTGCAGTGTGTGTGCTCTGTTGTAGAGTTAGGTTGTGCGTTTATTGCTGATTTTGACTGTTGCAGAATTAGGAAACATACAGAAAAGGGGCACAAGATAAGAACAACATACAATAGAGTATTTTGGCTGTAGTCCAACTATTGGACAGACTGTATCGAACATCATATCCATTATCACTTGCCAGTTGCCACCTTCCATTATGTTTACTTATACTAGCTCTAGCATAATGCGAATGCTTATTATAAGACCTCTTCGATATTTTATAATGATTTCGTCAATAACTATGAAAAGAGAATGAAAATGCTTTGACAAGTTGAATGTTATCCATATGGGAAAGTAAAAAATGGTTTAATTTCACAAAAGACCCTGTTTGATTTTTTAAATTGTAGTATAACCCTTGACTGTTGTTGCAGTTGCTTTCCCTTGACTAACATAATTAAGAATGAGTGGATAACAGCCGTTAAGAGTCTGTCCAATAAAAACATGGTATCGTCGAGTTTCAAACTCAGAACATAGGTATTATTACCTAATAACTCTATCACTCCATCATAATGAAATTGGCTAGTTCTGTGATAACAAATACATAAATACAGTGTTATCCTTTCGTGTTGAGGTACCATGCATTTTATATACGTAGACACTAAAATTAAATTGTAATATATTATATCATCTTTTTTCTGTATGATTTACTAATTTTTTTTGCGCATTTAttagaaaaaaaattgatacaattcttacatggtttattattctgaatcacaaaagaaaaacaaaacaataacaTATGATTGTTAAAATACAAACCCAATCCAAGACGATTAGAGCTAGTAAAAACTAGTGAAAAAAGGGCCCTAACATAGTAGTTATGATGCGGTTATGCACATATAAAGTCTTTAAGTAACAATATTTAACATAATTATTAAATTTAAAGAACTTTATATCTATAGGAGAAGTTACCAAATCATCTAGGACAGGTGAGGCATCATCGACTCGAGTTGGACAAAGCAAGTCAGATATAAGTACCTCCAGTTGGTTATGAAACTGCTCCGTGGGCATATTATTGTCCAAGGCTTGTGCACACTTTAGAGCATGGTTATTTTCCTAATACTGGCAATATAAATACGCTGGAGAAGATTTATAATAGCCGGAGTCTATCAGTTTGATAGATGGTCTCGACTTATAGAGAGTCCGACATTACTTAGAAAGTGAATGTCTAATGCAGTCCTATTCTGGAAAAGTTTTGTGATCTTCCTTTGATGGATAAAATAGAATTGTTGCAATATGTTTTTGTGTTCGTTATGCTGCTTATATTGTGAGTTAGTTCATGGCAGATCTTCACTGCAATATGTAATGATGATGCACTAAAAgataaaaaggaaagaagaaaaacttcGGTTGCTAAATACCTAAAGAGTTACGTGTTCTTACTTGTTGTTGTAAGTATGTAAGACCGGGTATTGTGGGTGAAACGAGTTCGATGAACCATAATGTTAACGTTCATAACTCATAACCCATAAAAATTGTACAACTTGTTTGGTGTTACTCAAGAAGCTGTTTTTTGACTTCTGAAAACAGAAAAGTCAGAAATTAGTTTGAGTACACACTACACAATTTTCGAATGACTTACAAAAGTTAGTTTTTTTGTGAGGGAATAACATTTTGCTTCTGATGactgcttctggtatccaaacaggCAAAACAGATTATGGGCGCTCAGAGATGATAACATACGAGTTAGGAAAATAAAGGGTCTAATTATAAATTCTAAGAAACCCAAAGAATGTTATACCAAAAACAAATATCAGTTGGAAATCATTTCGCGTTGGCTTCTTCACATGGGCATTACTTGGATTGGATATTAGTGGAacgaagaaacaacaaaaacaagacgAAGAAACCAAAAGAAATAGAAAAGTCAGTCAGTTTGATTTTTCTTGAAATTCtttctttcaaaaccctaaataaaaagaagaaaaattcgaaaaaaagaaaaaaaaagtaacaaataaataaagagaaattCATAAAGTGTTTTTTCTGATCACGGCTGCTTATTTTTGAATCTGATGGGCGATGAGAAATCGCCTATAGCAATGGCAAATAGAGATCGTGAACTTCTCATACCAGTTGCAGATGATAATTCTATTCACCACGATGAATCATCTTCCAagccttcttcttcatctgcttcttCTTCTCATCACTCTGGTCGCGAGGTCAGTTTTTTTCCCTTTTCTTACTTTTTCATGGTGGATCGATGCTGTAATTGTATGAGAAatcgtttttaggttttattgatTTTTGCTGGGAATTCTAGTTGCAGATTTGTTTGGTTTTCGTCAATTTTGTTCAATTTTGCTGGGAATTATAAATTTAGGTTTGTGTGAGTttattttaaaacctaaattagtGTTACTGGGGAAATAGGTTTTCATCaggaactcaatttttttttgtaatagatTTTGTTTTCTTGTTAGATTCTTTCAGGGCATCATAACTTAATTTCACTACGGTTTGAAGTTGAAACCTAATTTTATTACTGAGAGGCTTATGTAGAAACCTAATTTtcattgattttcattgatttgcTTGCTTGACCTATGAATCATTCTTTTATCGAAATGTTCGGAAAGGATAGGAAGTATGGTTCTGGTGTATGTTTAGATGCAGTTGAGTTACTAACATTGGTTAATACTGAATGCACAACAGCTGATTATAAAAAATATTGAATgcacaattttttttgatatctAGGAAGCTTTGTTGTACACGCAGTTGTTCTTTTTAGGTGTTCTGAGTATATTGCTTCTTTCATTTAGATTTTCCTGTCTTATTTAAACTCCATAATTGTTTTTGTGTAGGCTTTCTACAAAGTTGTGCGAAGCTGGGCATCAAAAAAATTCATGACTGGATGGTGAGTGCATCAATATTTCTCTTGATTAATGCAGGATTCTCAGCCCGGTTTTTTATTCCTTCCCAGTTATTTTGTGTACTACGTTAACATTCCATTATCTAGTTCTTCTGTAATCCAGTAAAAAAAAGACGAAGAAAGACTGAGTTTTCTTGATGCATCAACTATAAATCATTAAACGGTTGTTACAAATGGACGTTCCATTAACCCTTGAAGTTATAGTATCCCATGTCACTTACCACTTTAATCTCCTATTATCTTCGCCTAGTACTTACAGTATGAATGTTAGTCTTTCTTACAGAGTTAGGCTGTTTATAGTTGCATGTTATCCTTTGAACTTTTGATAAAGCGTAGGCATATTAACTACCTGGATATACTAGTTGATAGATGCTGCAAGTGAAAAAAAAGATTGTGATTTGTATCATATATTTAATCTAACTTGACATTTATAGTTCTTTCTCCAAAAAAAAGTCTTTTTAACTTGAAAAGTGGAAATGCTAGAAAAGCAGGTTTATACTGTGATATATGAGCGTGTTTCCCAGGATGCTGACCTTTAATTTGTTGGCAGAAGAAGTATTAATTTAGCTTGTAATGTCTTTATGTTGGTTCTTCTTCTGATTAGTTTTCGTTTGCAGTGTCATCTTATTGCCAATAGCAATCACATTTTATATCACATGGTGGTTTATTCATTTCGTGGATGGCTTTTTCTCTCCAATCTATGCTCATCTGGGAATCAACATCTTCGGTATGCTATTTTTTGTAACAACTATCTACTTTTCCTTGTTTGTGGTTTGGACATGGATGATGGATCAACATATCTAGGTCAAGCCTTCCATGAAAAATACTTCTTCCACTTTCCAGTCCTTTCGAATGATCTACTAGTCATTCTACATACAAGTTGCTCATAGTTGATTTTAGCCCTGTAGTAATATTTTATATACAGACAAGTCTAGTTTGTGGATGGTTTTGATAATTTTGACTTGCTTTGTCTAGGTCTTGGATTCATGACCTCCATAATGTTTATCTTCTTGGTTGGTGTGTTCATGTCATCGTGGCTGGGGGCATCAATTCTGAGCCTTGGGGAATGGTTTATCAAAAGGATGCCATTTGTTCGCCATATTTACAATGCGTCCAAGCAAATTAGTTCTGCCATATCTCCAGGTATGTTTGCTGCTGTTATCTTTTTCTTAAGGTTTTGTTCGGCTTGACATTGTCTCATTAAACATTCCCGGATGGCATCACCTGTTTCCGTTATTTTCACAGACCAGAACACCCAAGCCTTTAAGGAAGTAGCCATCATAAGGCATCCACGTATCGGTGAATATGCATTTGGGTTTATCACCTCATCTCTTGTTCTTCAGGTCTGATctatttttctctaattgtttgCAAGTTTGACAGTGTGAACCTGTACTTTTCTATTTCTTTATC encodes:
- the LOC113349081 gene encoding protein CONTINUOUS VASCULAR RING 1-like; this encodes MGDEKSPIAMANRDRELLIPVADDNSIHHDESSSKPSSSSASSSHHSGREAFYKVVRSWASKKFMTGCVILLPIAITFYITWWFIHFVDGFFSPIYAHLGINIFGLGFMTSIMFIFLVGVFMSSWLGASILSLGEWFIKRMPFVRHIYNASKQISSAISPDQNTQAFKEVAIIRHPRIGEYAFGFITSSLVLQNYSGEEELFCVYVPTNHLYLGDIFLVNCKDVIRPNLSVREGIEIVVSGGMSMPQILSDTGDPVNSRQK